The DNA window TAGGGCCTGTTTGTCCTGGCTATTGCCTGGAGCAGGCGGTGTTCCTTTAAAGGTTTGTCCAGATACATTGTTTGAAGAACAGGTGCATCAAAACCAGCAAGTAACATTTCGGTAACTATGAGGATTTTCGGATATTCTTCCTCCTTGAATCTTCCTACCACTCCTTTTTTTATGTCGTCGTAATCTTCATCGCCGTATCTTCCCCTTGCCTCCCTTACAGCCAACTGAATGATTTCCTGGTCTTTCTTTTTATTGTAACTCATGACGATTTCAGAATAATTTTCAGGGAGATAACTGTCCAGCGCACTCTTATAGCGGGCACATGCCTTCCTGGTGGCGGTTACCACCATAGCCTTGAATTTTCCATCAACGTTTTCCTTGAAGTGCTTTGCAATGTCTCTTGCTACAATTTGAATCCTTTTTTCATCCTCTAAGAACATATTTATATGATTCAGCTTTTTTTTAACTCTCTCTTCTACTTCATCTTTTATATCCACTGGAATCTCTTCAAGTCCCACACTCAAAAAGACATCAAGCATCTCTTTTTTCAGATGTACTTCCTTCTCCAGCCTGGGCTGGTATGCAATCTTTACAGTAAAGCCGTCCTTTATAGAGTCTGTTATAAAATACCTGTCGAGATAGGTTTCTTCCGGAGGGTAGCTATACTCTTTATAGGTATCCCTGCCCTCTTTAGAGATGGGAGTGCCTGTGAGGGCAAAAAAGAAGGAATTTTTTAATATCGATTTCATCTGACCTGCGAGAGTCCCGTACTGGGTTCTGTGACCCTCGTCAATGAATGCTATCACATTTTTCCTGTTCTGGATTGTCTCTTTTTTCTTTGACTGTTCTTCCAGTTCAATTTGAAAATCTCTTAATTCATCAGGCCTGAACTTATGAATCAGGGTTATTAATATGCCTCTTTTACCCCTGCCATCGTCATATTCCAGCACTCTTTTTAATTCATTTATGGAACCAATAATCTCTGGCTCAATAATGTCTAAAGAAAAGAACTCATCTCGAAGCTGGTCTTCCAGCTCGTTCCTGTCCACAATGAAGAATATAGTTGGGTTTTCCAGTTGCTTCTGGTGATAGAGCTTATTGGCTGCGAAAATCATTGTCAGAGTCTTACCGGAACCCTGCCAGTGCCAGATTAAACCTTTCTTTTTGTCTTCTATTCCTTCCAGGTTATTCAGTACCCTCTGAACTATTTTTTCTGAAGCCCTGTATTGCATATATCTTGCAATTACTTTGGTGGCCTCTCCCATCTCTACCCTGTAAAAAATATAATTCCTGATAATGTCCAGGAGTCTTTCCGGGGTAAGCATTTCAATTATTGCGTCAATGTCATCTCTGGCAGAACCTTCACGCCAGAGGTGATTCTTTACTTCTTCCTGCCAGGATACTATAGGGAAATATCTGGCTGTCTGCTCTGCTGCAACCCCTATCTGCACATATTTGTAAAGCTCGGGGATTTCCTTTTCATAGTATTTAATCTGGCTGTAGGCGTCATACCATGTCTGGGAAAAGCTTGTAGGGTCTTTGAGCTCCAGATTAACCAGCGGTATTCCGTTGACATATAGCATTATGTCTGTCCTTATTTCACTATCACCGCTTTTGTAGACCATCTGCCTTGATATGATAAAGTCGTTGTTTTCTAAAGTGTCATAATCAAAAAGCTGAACCAGCTTTAAAACCCTCTCCTTTTCAAATTTTACGGGAACGCCAGATTTGAAGAACGCCAGAATTTTTTTTGTACCTTCGTTACCTGACAAGAATTTGAGCTCATCAATGACCTGTTTTATTTCCTCATTGCCCAATCCTGAACCAGAGTTTATCTTTTTTATGGACCTGATGAGACTACTGAATAGTAATGGCTCTTCGAGACTATCCCTTTCCAGTTCACTGGCTGGCACAAACCTCCAGCCCTTTTGCTGGAACTTTTCTACCATGTCGTTTTCAAGAGTTTCTTCTGAAAATGTATCCATTTTCCTAGTTTACCTCAGATAAAATCTTCTTGATATGAATCTTTAATTCAGGTATTCTAGTCTGAACTGTTTCCCAGACGATTTGAGGGTTCACGCCAAAATACCCGTGAATCAGCTTGTCTCTCATACCTGCTATTTTCTTCCAGTGCACTTCCTGATGGTCTTCCTTAATATCTTCTGACAGGTTTTTTGCAGCTTCGCCAATATTTTCCAGATTTTTCAATATGGCGTCTACAGTTTTTCTGTCCTCTAAAAAGTCCTCGTAATCCATGGAGTCAGTGTATTCTTCTATCCTTTCTATGGCTTCCAGTATATCCTCCAAGAACAACTTCTGGTCTCTTTCAGACATAGACAACATCCCTCATGATGTATGGTTTCATTCTTTCTTTTATACCCCCTGGAGTTACGACCTCAACTTTTACCCCCAGCTTATTGGATAGATAATCCTCAAGGTCAATAAGTATAAAGAAATCTACTGGTTTTTTAAAATCCACCAGAAGGTCAACATCGCTTTTTTCTGCCTGCTCCTCCCTGGCATAGGAGCCAAAGAGCCCTATTGTTTTGACATGGAATTTCTTCTTCAGATAAGGGAGTTCCTTTCTCAAAATTTCAAAGATTTCATTTCTGCTCTTCATGGGTCTATCCTCTCCTTCTCACTTAGTCATACAACTTTTCTTGTGTTTTTCCACTGTCGCAGGGACACAGGACATCTTTTCTACCTCTTCAATCTCCTCTTCGTAATTATATAATTTATTAACATACATGATAAAATTTCCTGGTCTAAATTATTAATCGACTCGTTCCCTTCACCCTTTTCCTTCCTGTGAGCAAATCATTCATCAGCCCTCTTTTGATTCTCTCCAGCTTCTCCTTCCTCTGTTTTTCGAGGTCTAGTTTTTTATCGACAGTGCTTAAAATTTCGGCAATTTTTTTCTGTTCGGGGAGTGGGGGGAGGGGGATATCTAATTTTTCAATTCCCGTTCGTAGGAGTCCTTTTATGGTACTCCCTTGTGCACGAGCTTTCAATTTATTGGGATTGCTAGTAATAAACCAACAAACAAACTCATGATCAATCTTTTTGGTGTTAGGAACTATTCCAGTAAGGTCTTGACTGATGGCAATATCAACGAGGTTAATTGCTACTTTTCCTATCCCTACTCTCGTAGCCAACAAAATACTATTTTTTGGAACAACGTTTGAGGCACTGTTATTAAGACCTTCTTCCGTTATATTTTTCATTCCGGTAGCTATCGTTCTTCCATTAATATGTGCACTTGTCATCCACGGAATATTACCATTCCAGTATTTTGGATTTTTAGTAGAAGGTGTTCCTCCACTGATAAAATCTGTTGACACTTCACCAAGATTGGTCGCTTCCCATTCTTCAGGAATCCTTCCCACCTTTGAATCCTTAAACTTCTCATGCCCTATACCATTAGTCAGAAGCTCCTGCATCAGCCCTTTTTTAAGGCGCTCAGTCTTGGCGATGGCATCGCCGACCTTCTGGATTGCATCGTCTACAGTGGAAAGGATTTCGGCAATTTTTTTCTGTTCGGGGAATGGAGGAAGTGGGATATGAAAATTCTTAAGTCGGTCCTTTGACAATTCTTTAAAAGTGCTTCCAGAACTTAGATTTTCAAGATATGTTTTTTGGGTCAATAGATAGTAATAGTAAAATTCTGTGTTAACCGTTCTAATATCTCTCGAAAGAAGACCTTTACATCCCTGGTTAAAAGTTGAAGGTTTAGAGAGAACATTAACATATCCAACCGGGGCCCTCGTTGAAAGTATAATTGAACCTTTGGGCAATAAATTTAAGTTTGTATCTCTTAGTGCTTTATCAGTTATTTTTCTATGACTTTTTTTAATGTAGATTTTCCCATTAACTTTATTCAAATCTGCTGGAGTAATCCAATTAACATCCCCATTTTCCCAAAACTCTTTCTGTTTTGTTGGGGGCGTAGTTCCTGTTTTGACTTCAAACAAGTCTATTATTTTTAAAAACTCCCACTCTTCCGGGAGCTCTACAATAAAAGTTTGTTTAAGTTTTGTCATCTTGAAATCCTCCAGCTTAATTTTTCACCTGACTGATGAAATTGCAGCGCCTTTTCGATGACTAAAGGTATAACTAAACCAAAAAAATAGCCTACATAGTGAGCCAGAATATTGATAGTTATGTTACCCTTTTTTATTTCTAAAGGTATCAATCCATGTAGTGAGAACAAACAAATAAAAGCTAATAGAAAAAAGAATACCCTGTACAACCTCTTAATAAGCGAATAATTAGCAAGCTCTTTAAATTCTTTAATATAGTGCTTGTATATTTCATTTAGTGTTTTTAGATTAATTAAAAGAAAAGCTATCGAAATAATTACAAAGATGATTTTTGTAAATATTGGAGCCCTTGAATTGAAAATCCCCACTATCGAAAAATTTATAACTAAAAGTAACCACAGAAATTTTCCTTTAACTGGAACAGTTAATACACTTTTTAAGTAATTATAGACTGCATAAAGAAAATAACCCGTGAAACCTGCAACAATTGCAGAAAATCCCCAGATTGATGGATGTAGTATAAAATAAACATCGCTTAAAAAAGAAGATATAAAAGGTAAAACAATGAAAATTAGAAATGAAGATAGATATAATATTTTCTTATTGGTTTTAATATTAAATATTAAAAAGATTAGGATAAGATAGTTAATCAAATTGGCTGCATATCCTGAAAAACC is part of the archaeon BMS3Bbin15 genome and encodes:
- a CDS encoding nucleotidyltransferase domain protein is translated as MKSRNEIFEILRKELPYLKKKFHVKTIGLFGSYAREEQAEKSDVDLLVDFKKPVDFFILIDLEDYLSNKLGVKVEVVTPGGIKERMKPYIMRDVVYV
- the hsdS gene encoding type-1 restriction enzyme EcoKI specificity protein, whose translation is MTKLKQTFIVELPEEWEFLKIIDLFEVKTGTTPPTKQKEFWENGDVNWITPADLNKVNGKIYIKKSHRKITDKALRDTNLNLLPKGSIILSTRAPVGYVNVLSKPSTFNQGCKGLLSRDIRTVNTEFYYYYLLTQKTYLENLSSGSTFKELSKDRLKNFHIPLPPFPEQKKIAEILSTVDDAIQKVGDAIAKTERLKKGLMQELLTNGIGHEKFKDSKVGRIPEEWEATNLGEVSTDFISGGTPSTKNPKYWNGNIPWMTSAHINGRTIATGMKNITEEGLNNSASNVVPKNSILLATRVGIGKVAINLVDIAISQDLTGIVPNTKKIDHEFVCWFITSNPNKLKARAQGSTIKGLLRTGIEKLDIPLPPLPEQKKIAEILSTVDKKLDLEKQRKEKLERIKRGLMNDLLTGRKRVKGTSRLII